A window of Cucurbita pepo subsp. pepo cultivar mu-cu-16 chromosome LG06, ASM280686v2, whole genome shotgun sequence contains these coding sequences:
- the LOC111796991 gene encoding omega-amidase, chloroplastic-like isoform X2, with product MKAAISSLISFRNFDLHEPSLSRSIFRQLPLLLPSKFPVVSTDAKANGANFTSLHQKFRFPSMKTSPIMASSFNPERATSPPAVPPPVPPVTKFKIGLCQLMATPDKQRNIEHARKAIEEAVEKGAKLVVLPEIWNVPYSQDTVSLYAEDIEAGGDASPSTAMLSEVSRRLKVTIVGGSIVERSGDKIYNTCCVFGTDGNMKAKHRKIHLFDIDIPGKITFIESKAIAAGQTPTVVDTEVGRIGIGICYDIRFPELAMIYAARGAHLICYPGAFNMTTGPLHWELLQRARAVDNLVFYE from the exons ATGAAAGCGGCCATTTCTTCGTTGATTAGCTTCAGAAATTTCGATCTCCACGAACCTTCCCTCTCCCGCTCTATTTTCCGGCAGCTCCCTCTTCTTCTACCGTCTAAGTTCCCGGTCGTATCCACCGACGCCAAGGCCAACGGCGCCAATTTTACCAGCCTGCACCAGAAGTTCCGTTTCCCCTCTATGAAAACCTCGCCGATTATGGCCTCATCCTTCAATCCCGAGCGAGCTACATCTCCGCCTGCAGTTCCGCCGCCGGTACCTCCAGTCACCAAG TTTAAAATCGGGCTATGTCAATTGATGGCGACGCCTGATAAGCAAAGGAATATTGAACATGCTCGTAAGGCCATTGAGGAGGCTGTGGAAAAGGGCGCCAAGCTTGTTGTCTTGCCG GAAATATGGAATGTTCCTTATTCACAGGATACCGTATCACTTTATGCCGAGGACATTGAAGCCGGTGGTGATGCCTCCCCTTCAACAGCAATGTTATCTGAAGTTTCGCGTCGTTTAAAAGTCACAATAGTCGGCGGCTCAATTGTAGAGCGCTCGGgggataaaatatataatacttGTTGTGTTTTTGGCACTGACGGAAACATGAAAGCTAAACACAGGAag ATACATCtttttgatattgatatcccCGGAAAAATCACTTTTATCGAGTCCAAGGCCATCGCAGCAGGTCAAACACCTACTGTTGTGGACACAG AAGTTGGACGTATTGGTATTGGAATTTGTTATGACATTCGTTTTCCAGAACTAGCCATGATATATGCTGCAAGAG GTGCTCACTTGATTTGCTATCCTGGGGCATTTAACATGACCACTGGACCATTGCACTGGGAGTTATTGCAGCGCGCAAG GGCTGTAGATAATCTGGTATTCTACGAGTGA
- the LOC111796987 gene encoding serine/threonine-protein kinase CTR1-like isoform X1 has translation MNNVRKENNQQSRPNPWVSQNSSEVNLQLRGTSQSRRYSPSLCDCVGMGSNVSTSRRPRSSEMLELKVAELERELLKQKEIQLMFKKRMDRAQDSLKCFLEKAQDHGFLHLIIGNRDNVDGDGSPNCIQSAASSPAVPSPSHPFADLQPLIEQAKLHGWYIEPHEIELREKIGQGTTANIYKATWRGLDVAVKCLNQDFFCSNECGVSYFAQELETLCRQRHRFVLQLMGACLQPPGCGWVVTECLRMTLQEWLHGPGKRQKERAIPLPPFRERLLKALEISQGMQYLHEQKPRVIHRDLKPSNIFLDDALHVRVADFGHARFLHDREMALTGETGTYVYMAPEVIRCEPYTEKSDVYSFGIILNELIIGKYPYIEIDYSPFKIAMEVGEGKLRPELPVDENGDLKELLDLICACWNGNAADRPSFATITARLRKIQN, from the exons ATGAACAATGTGAGGAAGGAGAACAACCAGCAGAGTAGACCAAACCCATGGGTATCTCAGAACTCATCGGAGGTGAATCTCCAACTTAGAGGAACCTCTCAATCTCGCAGATATTCTCCAAGCTTGTGCGACTGTGTAGGGATGGGATCAAACGTTTCAACCTCTAGACGACCACGCTCGTCTGAGATGCTGGAATTGAAG GTGGCAGAGTTGGAGAGGGAGCTGCTGAAGCAGAAAGAAATCCAGCTCATGTTTAAGAAGAGAATGGATAGAGCACAAGATTCTCTCAAATGCTTTCTTGAGAAAGCCCAGGACCATGGATTCTTGCACCTCATAATTGGGAACAGAGACAATGTGGATGGCGATGGCAGCCCAAATTGCATTCAAAGCGCCGCTTCCAGCCCTGCAGTACCCTCCCCAAGCCACCCGTTTGCAGACCTACAGCCACTCATCGAGCAGGCCAAGCTTCATGGATGGTACATCGAGCCACATGAG ATCGAACTGAGGGAGAAGATAGGGCAGGGGACAACAGCTAACATATACAAGGCAACATGGCGGGGTCTTGACGTAGCAGTGAAATGCCTAAACCAAGACTTCTTCTGCTCGAACGAGTGCGGAGTATCTTACTTCGCACAGGAGCTAGAGACACTCTGTCGACAACGCCATCGGTTCGTGCTGCAACTGATGGGGGCATGTCTCCAGCCACCAGGTTGCGGGTGGGTCGTAACGGAGTGTTTAAGGATGACATTGCAAGAGTGGCTGCACGGGCCAGGGAAGAGGCAGAAAGAGAGGGCAATTCCTCTGCCTCCATTTCGAGAGAGGTTGTTGAAGGCACTTGAAATATCACAAGGGATGCAGTATCTTCATGAACAGAAGCCTAGAGTCATCCATCGTGATTTGAAGCCCAGCAACATTTTCTTGGACGATGCTTTGCATGTCAGAGTTGCTGATTTTGGCCATGCCCGCTTCCTCCACGACAGAGAGATGGCTCTCACCGGCGAAACAG GAACCTACGTTTATATGGCACCAGAGGTGATTCGATGCGAGCCTTACACAGAAAAGAGCGATGTTTATAGTTTTGGTATCATATTGAACGAACTTATAATAGGAAAATATCCTTATATTGAGATTGATTATTCTCCCTTCAAG ATTgccatggaagttggagaaGGCAAGCTGAGACCGGAGCTTCCAGTGGACGAGAACGGGGATCTAAAAGAGCTGTTAGATCTGATATGTGCATGTTGGAATGGGAATGCT
- the LOC111796991 gene encoding omega-amidase, chloroplastic-like isoform X1, with protein sequence MKAAISSLISFRNFDLHEPSLSRSIFRQLPLLLPSKFPVVSTDAKANGANFTSLHQKFRFPSMKTSPIMASSFNPERATSPPAVPPPVPPVTKFKIGLCQLMATPDKQRNIEHARKAIEEAVEKGAKLVVLPEIWNVPYSQDTVSLYAEDIEAGGDASPSTAMLSEVSRRLKVTIVGGSIVERSGDKIYNTCCVFGTDGNMKAKHRKIHLFDIDIPGKITFIESKAIAAGQTPTVVDTEVGRIGIGICYDIRFPELAMIYAARGAHLICYPGAFNMTTGPLHWELLQRARAVDNLLYVATCSRARDVDDSYVAWGHSSLVGPFGEVLATTEHDEAIIISEIDYSLIELRRTNLPLLKQKRGDLYQLVDVQRLKSE encoded by the exons ATGAAAGCGGCCATTTCTTCGTTGATTAGCTTCAGAAATTTCGATCTCCACGAACCTTCCCTCTCCCGCTCTATTTTCCGGCAGCTCCCTCTTCTTCTACCGTCTAAGTTCCCGGTCGTATCCACCGACGCCAAGGCCAACGGCGCCAATTTTACCAGCCTGCACCAGAAGTTCCGTTTCCCCTCTATGAAAACCTCGCCGATTATGGCCTCATCCTTCAATCCCGAGCGAGCTACATCTCCGCCTGCAGTTCCGCCGCCGGTACCTCCAGTCACCAAG TTTAAAATCGGGCTATGTCAATTGATGGCGACGCCTGATAAGCAAAGGAATATTGAACATGCTCGTAAGGCCATTGAGGAGGCTGTGGAAAAGGGCGCCAAGCTTGTTGTCTTGCCG GAAATATGGAATGTTCCTTATTCACAGGATACCGTATCACTTTATGCCGAGGACATTGAAGCCGGTGGTGATGCCTCCCCTTCAACAGCAATGTTATCTGAAGTTTCGCGTCGTTTAAAAGTCACAATAGTCGGCGGCTCAATTGTAGAGCGCTCGGgggataaaatatataatacttGTTGTGTTTTTGGCACTGACGGAAACATGAAAGCTAAACACAGGAag ATACATCtttttgatattgatatcccCGGAAAAATCACTTTTATCGAGTCCAAGGCCATCGCAGCAGGTCAAACACCTACTGTTGTGGACACAG AAGTTGGACGTATTGGTATTGGAATTTGTTATGACATTCGTTTTCCAGAACTAGCCATGATATATGCTGCAAGAG GTGCTCACTTGATTTGCTATCCTGGGGCATTTAACATGACCACTGGACCATTGCACTGGGAGTTATTGCAGCGCGCAAG GGCTGTAGATAATCTG TTGTATGTGGCAACATGTTCACGTGCTCGAGATGTTGATGATAGTTATGTAGCTTGGGGCCACTCATCCCTTGTTGGACCG TTTGGGGAAGTGTTGGCTACAACTGAACATGATGAAGCAATAATCATATCTGAGATTGATTATTCGCTTATTGAGCTTCGAAG GACTAACCTACCACTTCTGAAGCAAAAACGTGGGGATCTTTACCAGTTGGTAGATGTTCAGAGGCTGAAATCCGAATGA
- the LOC111796989 gene encoding protein BIG GRAIN 1-like B, with protein sequence MSGQEVRARGERFRDGGGIVQSFSSSLLDEIYRSIDDGGDKRSGELKFYRQKVLKKQGKMIGKAQSDVEDEEIASLHRALLIERWIEKKVAEKVSAQRRRSLTEAEIKFQLYQQDREEDVLFFSSTSSSSDSSFGGFSSSDTESVYGSKSLTPSCFAKFRPKPVRTSVSAPPPEKTEEKQRQSREKPPSKQISQFVENNEKSRGFDESAMIKSKSRALKIYSNLKKVKQPISPGGRLSSFLNSIFTAGTPKKTGNSVTSTRASEDHNSERKSKSGQTSTCSSAASFSRSCLSKNSPYSSEKLRNADTRTVRFYPVSTIVDEYSRPCGHKSLCEEQPKFEVKNKAETAEATAAVRKIVTDYQQIRKKNDFLIRKFHHPDNDLYKEEEEEDDTASCSSSDLFELDHLTVMSGDRYREELPVYETTTRVDTNRAIRHCKLG encoded by the coding sequence ATGAGCGGGCAGGAAGTTAGGGCGAGAGGTGAGAGATTTAGGGATGGAGGAGGTATTGTACAGTCCTTCTCTTCGAGTTTGCTTGATGAAATCTACCGTTCCATTGACGATGGAGGGGATAAGAGAAGTGGAGAATTGAAGTTTTACAGACAGAAGGTGTTGAAGAAACAAGGTAAAATGATCGGGAAAGCGCAGAGTGATGTTGAAGATGAGGAGATCGCGAGTCTTCATCGTGCTTTGCTGATAGAGAGATGGATCGAGAAGAAGGTTGCTGAAAAGGTGAGCGCTCAAAGGAGACGTTCTCTGACGGAAGCTGAGATAAAATTTCAGTTGTACCAGCAGGATCGGGAAGAGGACGTTCTGTTCTTTAGTTCAACTTCGAGCTCTTCCGATTCGAGTTTCGGCGGATTTTCATCTTCGGATACTGAATCAGTGTATGGTTCGAAATCCTTGACGCCGTCTTGTTTCGCAAAGTTCAGACCAAAGCCAGTTCGGACCAGCGTCTCCGCTCCACCGCCGGAGAAGACGGAGGAAAAGCAAAGACAGAGCAGAGAGAAGCCACCGTCTAAACAGATCAGTCAATTCGTggaaaacaatgaaaaatctCGAGGTTTCGACGAGAGCGCTATGATTAAGTCGAAATCGAGGGCGTTGAAGATTTACAGTAATTTAAAGAAGGTGAAGCAACCGATTTCACCAGGAGGACGCCTCTCAAGTTTTCTCAATTCTATCTTCACCGCAGGAACTCCGAAGAAGACAGGAAACTCCGTTACGTCAACCAGAGCCTCTGAAGATCATAACTCagaaagaaagtcaaaatccGGCCAAACTTCGACTTGCTCTTCGGCTGCATCGTTTTCAAGATCATGTTTGAGCAAAAATTCGCCATATTCTAGCGAAAAATTGCGCAATGCCGACACGAGAACGGTTCGATTTTATCCGGTGAGTACAATCGTAGACGAATACAGTAGACCTTGCGGACACAAATCCTTGTGCGAAGAACAGCCTAAATTCGAAGTCAAGAACAAGGCCGAGACCGCAGAAGCAACAGCAGCAGTCAGGAAAATTGTAACAGATTACCAGCAAATCAGGAAGAAGAACGATTTCCTGATTAGAAAATTCCACCATCCTGACAATGATCTctacaaagaagaagaagaagaagacgataCAGCAAGTTGTTCGAGTTCAGATCTGTTTGAACTAGATCACCTGACGGTAATGAGCGGCGATCGGTACCGGGAAGAGCTTCCGGTGTACGAAACAACCACTCGCGTGGATACAAATCGGGCCATCCGCCATTGCAAATTAGGTTAG
- the LOC111796992 gene encoding solute carrier family 25 member 44-like yields MSLDAAEDESTSEIHIPAEIDWDMLDKSKFFFLGAALFSGVSTALYPIVVLKTRLQVSSTKLSCFKMSYSIMRHEGLRGFYRGFGTSLMGTIPARAFYMAALEVTKSGVGSATIRLGLSDTTAMAIANAAAGLSSAMAAQLVWTPVDVVSQRLMVQGSCINAKNSVSNLNSCVYKNGIDAFRKIIYADGLRGLYRGFGISILTYAPSNAVWWASYSVAHRFIWSGLSYYTSKKDESCISGYGFKADSKATVAVQGLSATFASGVCAMITMPLDTIKTRLQVLDGEENGQRRPLTALQTVRNLVKEGGLNACYRGLGPRWASMAMSATTMITTYEFLKRLSAKNQDRLS; encoded by the coding sequence ATGAGCCTAGATGCCGCTGAGGATGAATCCACCTCTGAAATTCATATTCCAGCAGAGATTGATTGGGATATGTTAGACAAatccaaattcttttttctggGTGCTGCTTTATTTTCAGGTGTATCAACCGCCCTTTATCCTATTGTTGTTTTGAAAACTCGACTTCAGGTTTCTTCTACCAAGTTATCCTGCTTTAAAATGTCATATTCTATCATGCGCCATGAAGGCTTAAGAGGATTTTACAGAGGGTTTGGAACCTCTTTAATGGGAACTATCCCAGCTCGAGCCTTTTACATGGCAGCTCTTGAAGTTACCAAGAGTGGTGTTGGAAGTGCAACTATTAGGCTAGGTCTTTCAGACACCACAGCCATGGCTATAGCTAATGCAGCTGCAGGGTTGAGCTCTGCCATGGCTGCTCAATTGGTCTGGACTCCAGTAGATGTTGTAAGCCAACGACTAATGGTTCAGGGCAGCTGTATCAATGCTAAGAACAGTGTTTCTAATCTTAATTCTTGCGTTTATAAAAACGGTATCGACGCGTTTAGAAAGATCATTTATGCTGATGGCTTGCGAGGATTATATAGGGGATTTGGGATTTCAATATTGACATATGCTCCATCAAATGCAGTTTGGTGGGCTTCTTACTCTGTAGCTCATAGATTCATTTGGAGTGGTCTAAGCTACTACACAAGTAAGAAGGATGAGAGTTGTATAAGTGGCTATGGTTTTAAAGCAGATTCTAAGGCAACAGTGGCAGTTCAAGGGTTGAGTGCAACCTTTGCCAGTGGGGTTTGTGCTATGATAACAATGCCATTGGATACCATCAAGACTAGATTGCAAGTTTTggatggagaagaaaatggccAGAGACGCCCTCTAACGGCGTTGCAGACCGTAAGGAACTTGGTGAAGGAAGGCGGTCTGAATGCTTGTTATAGAGGGCTTGGACCGAGGTGGGCTTCCATGGCTATGTCTGCAACCACCATGATCACAACCTATGAGTTTCTCAAACGGCTATCTGCTAAGAACCAAGATCGTTTGAGCTGA
- the LOC111796987 gene encoding serine/threonine-protein kinase EDR1-like isoform X2, producing MNNVRKENNQQSRPNPWVSQNSSEVNLQLRGTSQSRRYSPSLCDCVGMGSNVSTSRRPRSSEMLELKVAELERELLKQKEIQLMFKKRMDRAQDSLKCFLEKAQDHGFLHLIIGNRDNVDGDGSPNCIQSAASSPAVPSPSHPFADLQPLIEQAKLHGWYIEPHEIELREKIGQGTTANIYKATWRGLDVAVKCLNQDFFCSNECGVSYFAQELETLCRQRHRFVLQLMGACLQPPGCGWVVTECLRMTLQEWLHGPGKRQKERAIPLPPFRERLLKALEISQGMQYLHEQKPRVIHRDLKPSNIFLDDALHVRVADFGHARFLHDREMALTGETGTYVYMAPEVIRCEPYTEKSDVYSFGIILNELIIGKYPYIEIDYSPFKVYMIYTHSIFILIYCILAVIFSAPL from the exons ATGAACAATGTGAGGAAGGAGAACAACCAGCAGAGTAGACCAAACCCATGGGTATCTCAGAACTCATCGGAGGTGAATCTCCAACTTAGAGGAACCTCTCAATCTCGCAGATATTCTCCAAGCTTGTGCGACTGTGTAGGGATGGGATCAAACGTTTCAACCTCTAGACGACCACGCTCGTCTGAGATGCTGGAATTGAAG GTGGCAGAGTTGGAGAGGGAGCTGCTGAAGCAGAAAGAAATCCAGCTCATGTTTAAGAAGAGAATGGATAGAGCACAAGATTCTCTCAAATGCTTTCTTGAGAAAGCCCAGGACCATGGATTCTTGCACCTCATAATTGGGAACAGAGACAATGTGGATGGCGATGGCAGCCCAAATTGCATTCAAAGCGCCGCTTCCAGCCCTGCAGTACCCTCCCCAAGCCACCCGTTTGCAGACCTACAGCCACTCATCGAGCAGGCCAAGCTTCATGGATGGTACATCGAGCCACATGAG ATCGAACTGAGGGAGAAGATAGGGCAGGGGACAACAGCTAACATATACAAGGCAACATGGCGGGGTCTTGACGTAGCAGTGAAATGCCTAAACCAAGACTTCTTCTGCTCGAACGAGTGCGGAGTATCTTACTTCGCACAGGAGCTAGAGACACTCTGTCGACAACGCCATCGGTTCGTGCTGCAACTGATGGGGGCATGTCTCCAGCCACCAGGTTGCGGGTGGGTCGTAACGGAGTGTTTAAGGATGACATTGCAAGAGTGGCTGCACGGGCCAGGGAAGAGGCAGAAAGAGAGGGCAATTCCTCTGCCTCCATTTCGAGAGAGGTTGTTGAAGGCACTTGAAATATCACAAGGGATGCAGTATCTTCATGAACAGAAGCCTAGAGTCATCCATCGTGATTTGAAGCCCAGCAACATTTTCTTGGACGATGCTTTGCATGTCAGAGTTGCTGATTTTGGCCATGCCCGCTTCCTCCACGACAGAGAGATGGCTCTCACCGGCGAAACAG GAACCTACGTTTATATGGCACCAGAGGTGATTCGATGCGAGCCTTACACAGAAAAGAGCGATGTTTATAGTTTTGGTATCATATTGAACGAACTTATAATAGGAAAATATCCTTATATTGAGATTGATTATTCTCCCTTCAAGgtatatatgatatataccCATTCTATATTTATccttatttattgtattttagcAGTCATATTCTCAGCCCCACTTTAA